From the genome of Armatimonadota bacterium:
TGCGCCCGGCACGGCGGAAAGCAGTACACGACGAAGGGCGTTGCCGATGGTCGTACCGAATCCGGTAGCCAGCGGTTCCACCACGAACTTCCCGTACATGTCTGATTCCACCAGGCGCTTTACGCGCGGCGGTTCACCAATCATAGTTCGCTCCTTTATGGGATGCTCCGAGTTCCTGGTTCCGAGTCCCGAGCGCCAATGCTCGAGATCGTGAATCCTTACCAGGACTTCGAAACCCCCTGATTACCGCGAGTAGAACTCGACGACGAGTTGTTCTTCCACCTGGGTGTCGATCTGGGCCCGTGTGGGCAGATCGTTCACTTTACCGGAAAGGTTCTGCACGTCCACTTCCACCCATTCCGGCCGGCGACGGGCATGCCCGGCTGCCGTCAAAATGGTGGGAACCGACTTGCTCTTCAGTCGAACGGCCACCACGTCTCCGGGACGAACGCCATAGGACGGGATGTTGACCTTCTTGCCGTTGACGGTGAAGTGCGCGTGGTTGACGAGTTGGCGAGCCTGGTTGCGGCTCTCGGCGAAGCCCATGCGGTACACCGTGTTGTCCAAGCGCCCTTCAAGGAGCGTGAGCAACACTTCGCCGGTGACGCCCTTGCGCCGAACCGCTTCCGTGTAGTAGTTGTGAAACTGGGTTTCGCTGACGCGGTAGATGCGCTTGATCTTCTGCTTTTCGCGCAACTGGATTCCGTATTCACCCAATTTGCGCGGGCGCTGGCCATGCTGGCCCGGCGGATACTTTCGCCGCTCGACGGGGCACTTAACGCTGAAGCATTTGTCGCCCTTAAGATACAATTTTACTGTCTCCCGGCGGCACTGACGGCACCGGGGCCCATGTTGAACCATCTTCATCCTCTACAA
Proteins encoded in this window:
- the rpsD gene encoding 30S ribosomal protein S4, coding for MVQHGPRCRQCRRETVKLYLKGDKCFSVKCPVERRKYPPGQHGQRPRKLGEYGIQLREKQKIKRIYRVSETQFHNYYTEAVRRKGVTGEVLLTLLEGRLDNTVYRMGFAESRNQARQLVNHAHFTVNGKKVNIPSYGVRPGDVVAVRLKSKSVPTILTAAGHARRRPEWVEVDVQNLSGKVNDLPTRAQIDTQVEEQLVVEFYSR